Proteins found in one Seonamhaeicola sp. S2-3 genomic segment:
- a CDS encoding RnfABCDGE type electron transport complex subunit B: MSIITAIAALGGLTLLLAIMLIVANKKLYVYEDPRIDKVEDMLPHANCGACGYPGCRPFAEALVHGKSLPGKCTVSTDEGRLSIAKFLGVDLGAEEKQVARLACAGGTNVAINRAQYVGIQSCQAAALVSGGGKGCFWGCLGHGDCEVVCDFDAITMNEHGLPVVDTEKCTACGDCVEACPKDLFSLQPISHKLWVACKNLEHGEAVLEECQVGCTACGKCAMDAPGELITMKNNLPHINYAENHNTQKPIERCPTGAIVWVESNGVIVKGKESKKIIRKGARLMGNT; the protein is encoded by the coding sequence ATGTCTATCATTACCGCCATTGCCGCACTTGGAGGGTTAACTTTACTACTTGCAATTATGCTTATAGTTGCAAACAAAAAGCTTTATGTTTATGAAGACCCTCGTATAGATAAAGTTGAAGATATGTTACCTCACGCAAATTGTGGCGCATGCGGGTATCCAGGTTGCAGACCATTTGCAGAAGCTCTAGTTCATGGAAAATCATTACCTGGAAAATGCACTGTTAGTACAGATGAAGGCAGACTCTCTATAGCCAAATTTCTTGGGGTAGATTTAGGTGCTGAAGAAAAACAAGTTGCGCGTTTAGCTTGTGCCGGCGGAACCAACGTAGCTATTAATAGAGCACAATATGTAGGAATTCAAAGTTGTCAAGCAGCTGCCCTAGTTTCAGGTGGCGGTAAAGGATGCTTTTGGGGATGCTTAGGACATGGTGATTGCGAAGTGGTATGTGATTTTGATGCTATTACCATGAATGAACATGGATTACCTGTAGTAGACACAGAAAAGTGTACCGCCTGTGGCGATTGTGTAGAAGCATGTCCTAAAGATTTATTCTCTCTCCAACCTATAAGCCATAAACTTTGGGTAGCCTGTAAAAACTTAGAACACGGAGAAGCTGTTTTAGAAGAATGCCAAGTAGGTTGTACCGCCTGCGGAAAATGTGCCATGGATGCCCCTGGTGAATTAATTACAATGAAAAATAATTTACCCCATATTAATTACGCAGAAAACCATAACACCCAAAAACCCATTGAACGATGCCCAACAGGAGCCATTGTATGGGTAGAAAGCAACGGTGTTATTGTAAAAGGTAAAGAAAGTAAAAAAATAATCCGTAAGGGTGCTAGATTAATGGGCAACACTTAA
- a CDS encoding electron transport complex protein RnfA, which yields MNTESLGTIFLNACLVNNFVLAYFLGICPFLGVSGKMETATKMGGAVMFVMLISSMCAYGIHAFLVSIGAPFLQLISYIVVIASTVQLVEMFIKKISPSLFRSLGIFLPLITTNCAILGVALFQTNKEYDFLESIVYALGAGAGFTLALILIAGLREQLEFAEVPKISKGTALTLFIAGILSLCFMGFAGLGG from the coding sequence ATGAATACGGAATCTTTAGGTACTATTTTTCTAAATGCATGCTTAGTTAACAACTTTGTTTTGGCTTATTTCTTAGGTATTTGTCCATTCTTAGGTGTATCTGGAAAAATGGAAACTGCCACAAAAATGGGTGGCGCAGTAATGTTTGTAATGCTAATAAGCTCTATGTGTGCTTACGGAATACATGCTTTTTTAGTAAGTATTGGTGCACCTTTTTTACAACTTATTAGCTATATAGTTGTAATAGCTTCTACCGTGCAGTTAGTAGAAATGTTCATTAAAAAAATAAGTCCATCCTTATTCAGATCTCTTGGAATATTTCTTCCTTTAATTACAACAAATTGTGCCATTTTGGGTGTAGCATTATTTCAAACAAATAAAGAATATGACTTTTTAGAAAGTATAGTATATGCGCTTGGTGCCGGGGCAGGATTTACACTAGCATTAATATTAATTGCCGGATTAAGAGAACAATTAGAATTTGCCGAAGTTCCAAAAATTTCAAAAGGAACAGCTTTAACACTATTTATTGCTGGCATCTTATCGCTATGCTTTATGGGATTTGCAGGTTTAGGAGGTTAA
- a CDS encoding ferredoxin-NADP reductase, whose amino-acid sequence MAHLLDFDTEKQYKAVVKKTSRLTPQDTEEVREIVLEVKDQGFNCEVDQSFGVLVKASGDFGNTYHHRLYSVADLPAKVNGNPKITMLVKRCSYVDDFNGEEYKGIASHYLCNRKKGDEITLTGPFQLPFKVPDDKTANMILIGMGTGIAPFRAFIKHIYKNVKNWEGKIRLFYGARSGLELLYLNDKDGDLTNYYDKDTFEAFHALSPRPHWADSIELEKVIEEQTAELKELLSKSNTYVYVAGYANILSKLNKSFSKVLGSEEKWKLRKAELIAGRKWAEIIF is encoded by the coding sequence ATGGCACATTTATTAGATTTCGATACCGAAAAACAATATAAGGCAGTGGTTAAAAAAACATCTAGATTAACCCCACAAGACACCGAAGAGGTGCGTGAAATTGTACTAGAAGTTAAAGACCAAGGATTTAATTGCGAGGTAGACCAAAGTTTTGGCGTATTGGTAAAAGCCTCAGGAGATTTTGGAAACACTTATCATCATAGACTTTACAGTGTAGCAGATTTACCAGCAAAAGTTAATGGTAATCCAAAAATTACCATGTTAGTAAAACGTTGCTCGTATGTTGATGATTTTAATGGTGAAGAATATAAAGGTATTGCTTCTCATTATTTATGCAACCGAAAAAAAGGTGATGAAATAACACTTACAGGGCCGTTTCAACTACCATTTAAAGTACCTGATGATAAAACAGCTAACATGATACTCATTGGTATGGGTACAGGTATTGCGCCTTTCCGTGCTTTTATTAAACACATTTATAAAAATGTAAAAAATTGGGAAGGAAAAATTAGATTGTTTTATGGTGCACGTAGCGGTTTAGAATTATTGTATTTAAATGATAAAGATGGTGATTTAACTAATTACTATGACAAAGATACCTTTGAAGCATTTCATGCACTAAGTCCAAGACCTCATTGGGCAGATTCTATTGAGTTAGAAAAAGTAATTGAAGAACAAACAGCAGAATTAAAAGAACTACTTTCTAAATCTAACACTTATGTGTACGTTGCAGGATATGCAAATATACTTAGCAAACTCAACAAATCATTTTCTAAAGTTCTAGGATCAGAAGAAAAATGGAAGCTTCGAAAAGCAGAACTAATAGCTGGTAGAAAATGGGCTGAAATTATTTTTTAA
- a CDS encoding methylglyoxal synthase — protein sequence MEIAIIAHDGKKAEMVQFLNHHKEKLQEKNINIISTGTTGSKVEKAGIKVTRLLSGPLGGDAQIAARVAEGICKMVIFFRDPLEKHPHEPDVNMLMRLCDVHDVPLATNPATAELLVKAL from the coding sequence ATGGAAATAGCCATAATTGCACATGATGGTAAAAAAGCTGAAATGGTTCAGTTTTTAAATCATCATAAAGAAAAACTTCAAGAAAAAAACATCAATATAATATCTACTGGTACTACAGGAAGTAAAGTAGAAAAAGCAGGCATAAAAGTTACCCGATTATTATCTGGCCCACTTGGTGGTGATGCCCAAATAGCTGCACGAGTTGCTGAAGGAATATGCAAAATGGTCATCTTTTTTAGAGACCCTTTAGAAAAGCATCCTCATGAACCAGACGTTAATATGCTCATGAGATTATGTGATGTACATGATGTGCCACTTGCTACAAATCCTGCTACAGCAGAATTATTAGTTAAAGCACTCTAA
- a CDS encoding xylulokinase, giving the protein MYYLGLDIGSSSVKVALVNAISGENILSLNEPTTEMEILALQNDWAEQDPDMWWNYVCKAIKRVLAETEADASKIAGIGISYQMHGLVIVDKNGKPLRNAIIWCDSRAVEIGETAHKGLGEDFCAEHLLNSPGNFTASKLKWVKENEPKIYKQVYKYMLPGDYIAYKLTGDIVTTKNSLSEGILWDYKNDALAESLLNYYGIDKNLTPTIVDNFTNQGVTNNKAFEATGIPAGVPVTYRAGDQPNNALSLNIFNHGEVAATGGTSGVIYAVTNKLQSKESSRINHFIHVNYTPTNTTIGKLLCINGCGIMYRWLKDNIGIGSYEAMNNKAAEVPIGSDGVVIIPFGNGAERMLNSKNIGAHFLNFNLNLHNNAHLCRAALEGIAFAFVYGMEILKNDNAEIKVIRAGNDNLFRAEIFSKTVATLIGHEIEIYNTTGAVGAARAAGLTDGNFEKFGASITKNDHVMTFTPIKDKAPYQEAYLNWKKELEIILKNK; this is encoded by the coding sequence TTGTACTACTTAGGATTAGATATAGGGAGTTCCTCTGTAAAAGTGGCTCTTGTAAATGCCATATCAGGCGAAAATATTTTAAGCCTCAACGAACCTACCACAGAGATGGAAATTTTAGCCCTACAAAACGATTGGGCAGAACAAGATCCAGACATGTGGTGGAACTACGTTTGTAAAGCCATTAAACGCGTATTAGCCGAAACAGAAGCCGATGCTTCAAAAATTGCAGGTATTGGTATATCTTACCAAATGCACGGACTCGTTATTGTTGATAAAAATGGGAAACCATTACGTAACGCCATCATTTGGTGTGATAGTAGAGCTGTTGAAATTGGTGAAACTGCTCATAAAGGATTAGGCGAAGACTTTTGCGCAGAACATTTATTAAACTCACCTGGCAATTTTACCGCTTCAAAATTAAAATGGGTAAAAGAAAACGAACCCAAAATCTACAAGCAAGTTTATAAATATATGCTACCTGGTGATTATATTGCTTACAAACTAACAGGTGATATTGTTACCACAAAAAACAGTTTATCTGAAGGGATTCTTTGGGATTATAAAAATGATGCTTTAGCCGAATCTCTTTTAAATTATTATGGCATTGATAAAAATTTAACACCCACCATAGTAGATAATTTTACCAACCAAGGTGTTACTAACAACAAGGCTTTTGAGGCTACTGGAATTCCTGCAGGTGTACCTGTTACATATCGTGCCGGAGACCAACCCAATAACGCCTTATCACTTAATATTTTCAACCATGGCGAAGTAGCTGCCACTGGCGGTACTTCGGGGGTAATTTATGCGGTTACCAATAAATTACAATCAAAAGAATCATCAAGAATCAATCATTTTATTCATGTAAATTACACACCAACAAACACAACCATAGGTAAATTATTATGTATTAATGGTTGTGGTATTATGTACCGTTGGCTTAAAGATAACATTGGTATAGGTTCTTATGAAGCTATGAATAATAAAGCTGCCGAAGTTCCTATAGGTTCAGATGGTGTTGTAATTATTCCTTTTGGAAATGGAGCCGAACGTATGCTTAACAGTAAAAATATTGGCGCACACTTTTTAAACTTCAATTTAAACCTTCATAATAATGCGCACTTATGTAGAGCTGCGCTTGAAGGTATTGCTTTTGCCTTTGTTTATGGTATGGAAATTTTAAAAAATGATAATGCCGAAATTAAAGTCATTCGCGCTGGAAATGACAACTTATTTAGAGCCGAAATTTTCTCAAAAACAGTAGCTACTCTTATAGGGCATGAAATTGAAATTTATAATACCACAGGAGCTGTTGGTGCTGCACGAGCCGCTGGATTAACCGATGGTAATTTTGAAAAATTTGGTGCCAGCATTACTAAAAATGATCACGTAATGACTTTTACACCTATAAAAGACAAAGCTCCTTATCAAGAAGCTTATTTAAATTGGAAAAAAGAATTAGAAATAATACTAAAAAATAAATAA
- the nadD gene encoding nicotinate (nicotinamide) nucleotide adenylyltransferase — protein MKVGLYFGSFNPIHVGHLVIANHFAEFSDLDQVWFVVTPHNPFKKKSSLLDNYQRLEMVYRATEDYPKLKPSDIEFKLPQPNYTINTLVHLEEKYTNHEFCLIMGEDNLKHFHKWKNASVIIENYHIYVYPRMLKEPIETEFNNHKKVHYINAPVMEISSTFIRKSIKEGKNIQPLLPHNVWKYLDEMNFYK, from the coding sequence ATGAAGGTTGGTTTATACTTTGGTTCCTTTAACCCTATTCATGTTGGTCATTTAGTTATTGCTAACCATTTTGCTGAGTTTAGCGACCTAGATCAAGTTTGGTTTGTTGTAACCCCTCATAACCCATTTAAGAAAAAAAGTTCTCTTTTAGATAATTACCAACGTTTAGAAATGGTTTATAGAGCCACTGAAGATTATCCTAAATTAAAACCTAGTGATATTGAGTTTAAATTACCACAACCTAATTATACCATTAATACGCTTGTTCATTTAGAAGAAAAATACACAAACCATGAATTTTGCCTAATTATGGGAGAAGATAATTTAAAACATTTTCATAAGTGGAAAAACGCTAGTGTTATTATTGAAAATTACCATATTTATGTTTACCCAAGAATGTTAAAAGAGCCCATAGAAACAGAATTTAACAACCATAAAAAGGTGCATTATATTAACGCTCCTGTAATGGAAATTTCTTCAACTTTCATAAGAAAATCTATAAAAGAAGGTAAAAACATACAACCCTTATTACCACATAATGTATGGAAATATTTAGATGAAATGAATTTTTATAAGTAA
- the xylA gene encoding xylose isomerase — MEYFKGIDAIKYEGRESDNPLAFKWYNPDQVVAGKTMREHFKFAIAYWHSFCGQGADPFGPGTQNFAWDKASDPIQAAKDKADAAFEFISKMGFDYFCFHDFDLVQEAPTLAESEKRLQTIVEYIKEKKAETGKKLLWGTANCFSNPRYMNGAATNPEFNVVARAGAQIKLALDATMALDGENYVFWGGREGYMSLLNTDMKRELDHMAQLLTMARDYARGQGFTGTFFIEPKPMEPMKHQYDFDAATAIGFLKNYGLDKDFKMNIEVNHATLAQHTFQHELEVSASAGMLGSIDANRGDYQNGWDTDQFPNNIQETTEAMLVFLKAGGLQGGGVNFDAKIRRNSTDIEDIFHAHIGGADTFARALITADKIISSSQYETLRKERYSSFDSGKGKDFESGKLDLKALYNIAQENGELPLISGKQELFENIINQYI, encoded by the coding sequence ATGGAATATTTTAAAGGCATTGATGCTATAAAATACGAAGGAAGAGAATCTGATAATCCCTTAGCATTTAAATGGTACAACCCAGACCAAGTTGTTGCTGGTAAAACCATGCGAGAACATTTTAAATTTGCCATTGCTTACTGGCATTCCTTCTGTGGACAAGGAGCAGACCCATTTGGACCAGGAACACAAAACTTTGCATGGGATAAAGCTTCAGATCCTATTCAGGCTGCAAAAGATAAAGCCGATGCCGCTTTTGAATTTATTTCTAAAATGGGTTTTGACTATTTCTGTTTTCATGATTTTGATTTGGTTCAAGAAGCGCCAACATTAGCAGAATCTGAAAAAAGATTGCAAACCATTGTTGAATATATTAAAGAGAAAAAAGCCGAAACTGGTAAAAAATTACTTTGGGGAACTGCTAACTGCTTTTCTAACCCAAGATATATGAATGGTGCTGCTACCAACCCAGAATTTAATGTAGTGGCCAGAGCAGGTGCACAAATTAAATTAGCTTTAGATGCAACCATGGCTTTAGATGGAGAAAATTACGTGTTTTGGGGCGGACGCGAAGGCTACATGTCTTTGTTAAATACTGATATGAAACGTGAGTTAGACCACATGGCACAACTTTTAACCATGGCTAGAGATTACGCTCGCGGACAAGGATTTACGGGTACTTTCTTTATTGAACCTAAACCCATGGAACCTATGAAACACCAGTATGATTTTGATGCTGCTACAGCAATTGGTTTCCTTAAAAACTATGGTTTAGATAAAGATTTTAAAATGAATATTGAAGTAAACCACGCTACTTTAGCACAACATACCTTCCAACATGAATTAGAGGTTTCTGCAAGTGCAGGTATGCTAGGAAGTATTGATGCTAACCGTGGCGATTACCAAAATGGTTGGGATACAGACCAATTCCCTAATAACATCCAAGAAACCACAGAAGCTATGTTAGTATTTCTTAAAGCTGGCGGTTTACAAGGTGGTGGTGTTAATTTTGATGCAAAAATTAGAAGAAACTCAACCGATATTGAAGATATATTTCATGCACATATTGGTGGCGCCGATACATTTGCAAGAGCATTAATTACCGCCGATAAAATAATATCTTCATCTCAATACGAAACCTTAAGAAAAGAAAGATACAGCTCTTTTGACTCTGGAAAAGGAAAAGATTTTGAAAGCGGAAAACTTGATTTAAAAGCGCTTTATAACATTGCTCAAGAAAATGGCGAATTACCATTAATTAGTGGTAAACAAGAACTTTTTGAAAATATAATTAACCAATATATTTAA
- the gmk gene encoding guanylate kinase: MEQKKKQGKLIVFSAPSGSGKTTIVRHLLNIENLNLEFSISATSREKRGTEVNGKDYYFLSAKEFKTKIKNEEFLEWEEVYRDNFYGTLKTEVERIWAMGKHVIFDIDVSGGLRIKRKFPEQTLAIFVKPPSIDELKIRLKKRKTESPEKISMRVAKASAELATAPLFDEIIINDTLEHALTEAETLVNNFVNS; the protein is encoded by the coding sequence ATTGAACAAAAGAAAAAACAAGGCAAATTAATTGTATTTTCAGCACCATCGGGTTCTGGAAAAACAACCATTGTAAGGCATTTATTAAATATTGAAAATTTAAATTTAGAGTTTTCAATATCGGCTACTTCACGTGAAAAACGCGGTACTGAAGTAAACGGAAAAGACTACTATTTTTTATCTGCCAAAGAATTTAAAACTAAAATTAAAAACGAAGAGTTTTTAGAGTGGGAAGAAGTTTATAGAGATAATTTTTATGGCACTTTAAAAACCGAAGTTGAGCGTATTTGGGCAATGGGCAAACACGTTATTTTTGATATTGATGTTTCTGGCGGTTTACGCATTAAACGTAAATTCCCAGAGCAAACATTAGCCATTTTTGTAAAACCCCCAAGCATTGATGAACTTAAAATACGGCTAAAAAAACGCAAAACAGAAAGCCCAGAAAAAATAAGTATGCGGGTTGCTAAAGCATCAGCAGAATTAGCAACAGCTCCTTTATTTGATGAAATTATTATAAATGATACTTTAGAACACGCACTTACTGAAGCCGAAACTTTAGTTAACAACTTTGTAAATTCTTAA
- a CDS encoding LacI family DNA-binding transcriptional regulator: MKKRITLKHIANEFDVSIATVSKALSDSYEISAKTKDKIQQYAKAHNYKPNSVALSLLNKKTKTIGVIIPNIMNTFFAKVFVGIEEKATEKGYSLISCISNESHEKELKTMELLKNGTLDGFILSLAEETQVKESYQHLKNAINEGVPMVMFDRVTHEIECDKVVVDDFEGARHATNHLIKTGCKKIALISVIDNLSVGKLRAEGYKKALIENDIPVDPKLIVKIGKHDDFETLMKIVLGDKSIDGLLCLEESSAVESLEIVKRMGYKIPDEMSIICFTNGKLPQYVSPKITTVSQHGKYIGEMAATILINRLEGNAEEPFQTKVIKTSLIERQSTKPLK; the protein is encoded by the coding sequence ATGAAAAAGCGTATTACTTTAAAACATATTGCTAATGAGTTTGATGTGTCTATAGCCACAGTATCAAAGGCATTGAGTGATAGTTATGAAATTAGCGCCAAAACAAAAGATAAAATTCAGCAATACGCCAAGGCACATAATTACAAGCCCAATAGTGTAGCCTTAAGTTTGCTTAACAAAAAAACCAAAACCATAGGCGTAATTATACCCAATATTATGAATACTTTTTTTGCCAAAGTGTTTGTGGGTATTGAAGAAAAAGCAACCGAAAAGGGGTATAGTTTAATTTCTTGTATTTCAAATGAATCTCATGAAAAGGAGCTTAAAACTATGGAACTTTTAAAAAATGGCACTTTAGATGGTTTTATTTTATCTCTTGCAGAAGAAACCCAAGTAAAAGAAAGTTACCAACATTTAAAAAATGCTATTAATGAAGGTGTTCCTATGGTTATGTTTGATAGGGTAACACATGAAATTGAATGTGATAAGGTAGTTGTTGATGATTTTGAAGGGGCGCGTCATGCTACCAATCATTTAATAAAAACAGGTTGTAAAAAAATTGCATTAATTTCTGTGATAGATAATTTAAGTGTTGGAAAATTAAGAGCCGAGGGTTACAAAAAAGCTTTAATTGAAAATGATATACCGGTAGACCCAAAGCTTATTGTTAAGATAGGAAAGCATGATGATTTTGAAACTTTAATGAAGATTGTTCTAGGCGATAAATCTATTGATGGATTGTTATGTTTAGAAGAAAGTTCGGCAGTTGAATCTCTAGAAATTGTTAAACGTATGGGATATAAAATTCCTGATGAAATGTCTATCATTTGCTTTACAAATGGTAAATTACCACAATACGTATCACCTAAAATTACCACTGTTAGTCAGCACGGGAAATATATTGGCGAAATGGCGGCAACCATACTTATAAACAGATTAGAAGGAAATGCCGAAGAACCATTTCAAACAAAAGTGATTAAAACAAGTTTAATTGAAAGGCAGAGTACAAAACCGTTAAAATAA
- a CDS encoding YicC/YloC family endoribonuclease produces the protein MIYSMTGYGKSVLQLPTKKITIELKSLNSKNLDLNARMPTIYREKELIIRKLLADKLVRGKVDFSIYVEVTADDSSTQINKPVVNQYIKQLKDVVNGDEIELLKMAVRFPDALNTVREEIDEDEWNAIKTEIDNAVTSLNDYRLNEGKTLEADFRKRIENIDTILEQVIKMDPDRIKAVRERLLKGVEELKEKYDENRFEQELVYYIEKFDITEEKVRLKNHLNYFIETLNTKDSNGKKLGFIGQEIGREINTIGSKSNYAPMQQLVVQMKDELEKIKEQLLNVL, from the coding sequence ATGATTTATTCAATGACAGGTTACGGAAAATCTGTTTTGCAATTACCTACAAAAAAAATTACCATTGAGTTAAAATCTCTAAACAGTAAAAATCTTGATTTAAATGCAAGAATGCCTACTATTTATAGAGAAAAAGAACTTATAATTAGAAAATTACTTGCTGATAAATTAGTGCGTGGTAAAGTAGATTTTTCTATTTATGTTGAAGTTACTGCAGATGACTCTTCAACCCAAATTAACAAACCAGTTGTAAATCAATACATCAAACAATTAAAAGATGTAGTTAATGGCGATGAAATAGAGTTGCTTAAAATGGCGGTTAGGTTTCCCGATGCTCTAAATACAGTGCGAGAAGAAATTGATGAAGACGAATGGAATGCTATTAAAACCGAAATTGATAATGCAGTAACCTCCTTAAATGATTATAGATTAAATGAAGGTAAAACTCTAGAAGCAGATTTTAGAAAACGTATTGAAAATATTGATACTATTCTTGAGCAGGTAATTAAAATGGATCCTGACCGCATAAAAGCAGTTAGAGAAAGGTTGCTAAAGGGCGTTGAAGAACTAAAGGAGAAATATGACGAAAACCGTTTTGAACAAGAATTGGTATACTATATTGAAAAATTTGATATAACAGAAGAAAAGGTGCGCTTAAAAAACCACTTAAACTATTTTATTGAAACCTTAAACACCAAAGATTCTAACGGAAAAAAACTAGGTTTTATAGGGCAAGAAATTGGTAGAGAAATAAACACCATTGGCTCAAAAAGTAACTACGCCCCCATGCAACAATTAGTAGTACAAATGAAGGATGAACTTGAAAAAATTAAGGAACAATTATTGAATGTCCTTTAA
- the rsxE gene encoding electron transport complex subunit RsxE — translation MSNDNASSKKKVTSTDEFIKGLWKDNPVFVQVLGMCPVLAVSNTAENALAMGLATAFVLLMSNILVSLLRNFVPKQVRIASYILIIATFVTVTDYAIQAISVELHKSLGAFISLIVVNCLILSRAEAFASKNTVSKSIFDALGMGLGFTFALFCLGAVREILGNGSIFNIAIFPEGFQSWIVMILPAGGFFTLAIWLLIINGIQTRKTKS, via the coding sequence ATGAGCAATGACAATGCTTCATCAAAGAAAAAGGTAACCTCAACCGATGAGTTTATTAAAGGATTGTGGAAAGACAACCCCGTATTTGTACAGGTACTAGGTATGTGCCCAGTATTGGCTGTTTCTAATACGGCAGAAAATGCTCTTGCCATGGGATTGGCCACCGCTTTTGTTTTGTTAATGTCTAATATTTTAGTTTCTCTATTAAGAAATTTTGTTCCTAAGCAGGTACGTATAGCCTCATATATTCTCATCATTGCTACGTTTGTTACGGTAACAGATTATGCTATTCAAGCCATAAGTGTTGAATTACATAAAAGCTTAGGAGCTTTCATCTCGCTTATTGTGGTAAACTGTTTGATTTTGAGTAGAGCAGAAGCATTTGCCTCTAAAAACACCGTATCAAAATCTATTTTTGATGCTTTAGGAATGGGCTTAGGCTTTACGTTTGCACTTTTCTGTTTAGGAGCAGTAAGAGAAATTCTTGGTAACGGTTCTATATTCAATATAGCTATTTTTCCTGAAGGATTTCAAAGTTGGATAGTCATGATATTACCTGCTGGTGGATTTTTTACTCTAGCCATATGGCTACTTATAATTAACGGAATACAAACAAGAAAAACAAAATCATGA
- the xylE gene encoding D-xylose transporter XylE has protein sequence METTNSKYLIKLTLVATLGGLLFGYDTAVISGTVSSLEHFFVLPFGLEETAANSRLGLVVSSALIGCIIGGLSGGVISKKLGRKNGLILAAILFLLSALGSAMPEMLVKPIGEADHTFIYIFIVYRIIGGIGVGLASMLSPLYIAEIAPAKIRGKLVSMNQFAIIFGMLVVYFVNYYIAKQGDDSWLNTIGWRWMFASETIPAGLFLLMLFMVPDTPRSLVLKSQPEKALQVLTKVNGIDEAKKILGEIQNTVVSHSGKLFSFGITVIIIGVLLSVFQQFVGINVVLYYAPEIFKSMGSGTDAALLQTIIVGSVNLIFTVLAIMTVDKYGRKPLMIIGAVGMAFAMFALGTSFFMESVGIGALIFMLIYVASFAMSWGPVCWVLLSEIFPNKIRGKALAVAVAAQWISNYLVSWTFPMLDKNTYLLETFNHGFAYWIYGVMGVLAALLVWKFVPETKGKTLEEMENIWKKK, from the coding sequence ATGGAAACAACTAACTCTAAGTATTTAATTAAACTAACTTTAGTAGCCACATTAGGTGGGCTGCTATTTGGGTATGACACAGCAGTTATTTCAGGTACAGTAAGTTCTTTAGAACACTTCTTTGTATTACCATTTGGACTAGAAGAAACTGCTGCAAATTCCCGCTTAGGGTTGGTTGTTTCAAGTGCCTTAATAGGTTGTATTATTGGAGGACTCTCTGGAGGTGTAATTAGTAAAAAATTAGGACGTAAAAACGGATTAATTTTAGCTGCTATTCTATTTTTGCTTTCGGCCTTAGGGTCTGCAATGCCAGAAATGCTTGTTAAACCTATTGGAGAAGCAGATCATACCTTTATCTATATTTTTATTGTTTACAGGATTATAGGAGGTATTGGTGTTGGACTAGCTTCTATGCTTTCTCCCTTGTACATTGCTGAAATTGCACCTGCAAAAATTAGAGGTAAGCTAGTTTCAATGAACCAGTTTGCTATTATTTTTGGTATGTTGGTGGTTTATTTTGTTAATTATTACATAGCTAAACAAGGTGACGATTCGTGGCTAAATACTATAGGATGGCGATGGATGTTTGCTTCTGAAACAATTCCTGCTGGATTATTTTTATTAATGTTATTTATGGTTCCAGACACACCTAGATCGTTAGTTTTAAAATCACAACCAGAAAAAGCTTTACAGGTTTTAACTAAAGTAAATGGTATTGATGAAGCTAAAAAGATTTTAGGTGAAATTCAAAATACAGTAGTTAGTCATTCTGGTAAATTATTCTCTTTTGGTATAACGGTAATTATAATTGGTGTTTTACTATCTGTTTTTCAACAATTTGTTGGCATTAATGTAGTGCTTTACTATGCGCCCGAAATATTTAAAAGTATGGGTTCTGGAACAGACGCGGCATTATTACAAACCATAATTGTTGGGTCTGTTAACTTAATTTTTACTGTTCTAGCTATAATGACGGTAGATAAATATGGTAGAAAACCGCTTATGATAATTGGTGCCGTAGGAATGGCTTTTGCAATGTTTGCTTTAGGTACTTCATTTTTTATGGAATCTGTGGGTATAGGAGCCCTTATTTTTATGCTAATTTATGTGGCTAGTTTTGCTATGAGTTGGGGACCTGTTTGTTGGGTGCTTTTATCTGAAATTTTTCCTAATAAAATTAGAGGTAAAGCCTTAGCCGTAGCTGTAGCTGCACAATGGATTTCTAATTATTTAGTTTCATGGACATTCCCTATGTTAGATAAAAACACCTATTTATTAGAAACATTTAACCATGGTTTTGCCTATTGGATTTATGGTGTTATGGGTGTTTTAGCGGCCTTATTAGTATGGAAATTTGTACCTGAAACTAAAGGTAAAACACTAGAGGAAATGGAAAATATTTGGAAGAAAAAATAA